TGCCCGCATTTTTTAGCTAAATCCTAATTTACATTATATTTAAGTTGTGATAAACTTTATCTTATAGAATATACAAAGTTTAAGGAGAAATAATTATGTTAAAAATTGACTTAACAGGAAAGAAAGCATTTCTTACAGGCGGCAGCAGAGGTGTAGGAAGAGCCATCTGTCTTGCTCTTGCCGAGTGCGGAGCGGACATTGCATTCACTTATTTATCAAGAGATGAAGCAGCAAATGGGGTAGTTAAAGAAATAGAAGCTTTAGGTAGAGAAGCTTACTGTTATAAATGCGATGTCGGAAACTTTGACCAAATGAAAGAAACTTTAAATGATATTAAAGAAAAATTTGGCAAACTGGATATAATAGTAAACAATGCGGGAGGTTCAAAGGTAGTAGAAATAGATGAACTTACTCCGGAATATTTGGATACCGTATTAAAATCAAATTTATATGGTTCATTTTATTCTATCATGGCAGGAGGATTAGATCTCCTTAAAGAAGCAGGAGGGGGAAGCATAATAAATATAGGTTCTTCTGCAATGTATTCGGGAATGGGAGGAGGCCCTCAATACTCCGCATCAAAAGCCGGCTTATTGGGACTTACGAGATATATGGCAGTACAGTACGGACCTGAAAACATAAGATGTAATACACTTGCAATTTCTCTTATCAAGACAGAACTGTTAAATAAGTTCGATGATGAAATGTTAAAGAAAAAAATAGCTACGGTACCTGTCGGAAGACTCGGAGAACCGGAAGATGTAGCTTATATGACAGCATTCCTTTCAAGTGAAATGGCATCATACATAAGCGGCGAAGTAATACTAATGGACGGGGCTAGGACTTACGCAAAATAATAAAAACAAAAAAAGCGGATTATTATCCGCTTTTTATTATTATATAATCTAAATAATGAAAGAAACTATTAAAGCTATCAATGTTAATACCCATATAGGAAAAATCAAAAACATCCTTGAAGTTTGCAGTTCTCTCTTAAAACACACATTTTGACCCGGCTTTCTTGGACTATATAAAATTTCAATGACATCATCTTTCTTTATCATTTCACTGTTTAAATCCAAGCTGTTTTTTACATTAATAAAATTTTCGTCTACTTTATATGTTAAAACAGCACTTGCGATTT
The DNA window shown above is from Anaerofustis stercorihominis DSM 17244 and carries:
- a CDS encoding SDR family NAD(P)-dependent oxidoreductase, which gives rise to MLKIDLTGKKAFLTGGSRGVGRAICLALAECGADIAFTYLSRDEAANGVVKEIEALGREAYCYKCDVGNFDQMKETLNDIKEKFGKLDIIVNNAGGSKVVEIDELTPEYLDTVLKSNLYGSFYSIMAGGLDLLKEAGGGSIINIGSSAMYSGMGGGPQYSASKAGLLGLTRYMAVQYGPENIRCNTLAISLIKTELLNKFDDEMLKKKIATVPVGRLGEPEDVAYMTAFLSSEMASYISGEVILMDGARTYAK